A single window of Haloferax marinisediminis DNA harbors:
- a CDS encoding HalOD1 output domain-containing protein, with amino-acid sequence MMAQTMQWKESRVTYEEETGVYRIDRDTSEPLSTNVVLSIAAIEDIRPTQLPPLAQTIDPDALDTVFKCSDDAVLSFSYAGYRVTLDALGSLEIVSLDDAQPLQ; translated from the coding sequence ATGATGGCACAGACGATGCAATGGAAAGAATCACGGGTAACGTACGAAGAGGAGACCGGAGTCTACCGAATCGACCGGGATACCTCCGAGCCTCTGAGTACGAATGTGGTACTTAGTATTGCAGCGATAGAGGACATCCGTCCAACGCAACTTCCTCCACTTGCGCAAACTATCGACCCAGATGCCCTAGATACAGTGTTCAAATGTTCAGACGACGCGGTCCTCTCATTTTCGTACGCCGGTTATCGAGTAACGCTGGACGCACTCGGCTCGCTCGAAATTGTGTCCCTCGACGACGCCCAGCCCCTCCAATAA
- a CDS encoding NADPH-dependent F420 reductase produces the protein MDIGILGAGRLGGTLAQLLVEAGHEVAIANRSGSDSLADLSEAFEPNLRAVTPERAVRFGEVVFLALPFRKRESLPAADFFDGKVVVDAMNPYTENFHVIDLGDQTSSEVVAAQLPDARVVKAFNTIYWETLRDFGHPELDESERIAIFHAGDDTEAKAVVADVIRDLGFGPVDTGDLTSGGALLEPGAALYNREISTAKAREKTQELFARR, from the coding sequence ATGGACATTGGGATACTCGGTGCTGGCCGTCTTGGTGGGACGTTGGCCCAGCTGCTCGTCGAGGCAGGACACGAGGTCGCCATCGCAAACAGAAGTGGGTCCGACTCTCTCGCAGACCTCTCTGAAGCGTTCGAACCGAATCTCCGCGCTGTCACGCCCGAGCGCGCCGTTCGGTTCGGGGAGGTCGTGTTCCTCGCGCTTCCTTTCCGGAAACGTGAGTCGCTCCCTGCGGCGGACTTCTTCGATGGGAAAGTCGTCGTCGACGCGATGAACCCGTACACGGAGAACTTCCACGTCATCGACCTCGGTGACCAGACGTCGTCGGAAGTCGTCGCTGCGCAACTTCCAGACGCGCGCGTCGTCAAAGCATTCAACACGATTTACTGGGAGACACTCCGTGATTTCGGCCACCCAGAACTGGACGAATCAGAGCGTATCGCCATCTTCCACGCGGGAGACGACACCGAGGCAAAAGCGGTCGTCGCCGACGTAATTCGGGATTTGGGCTTCGGTCCGGTCGATACGGGCGACCTCACGTCCGGTGGTGCGTTGCTAGAGCCCGGGGCAGCATTGTACAATCGTGAAATATCGACCGCGAAAGCGAGAGAGAAGACACAAGAACTATTCGCCAGACGGTAA
- a CDS encoding MFS transporter, translating into MDARRDAVDAFDSFRQFVGLERDVLVLSVAMFAFSLSFQMTGRYVPEYLRVLGTGATVVGLYGSVGNLIGALYPYPGGAISDRLGSRLSLTLFGTISSAGFLLWFVAPSVPPVMVAGFSLEPWIWIFVGLFLTQAWKSFGLGATFAIVKQSVPPSRLAMGFASTEIFRRVGFLLGPLIAAALLAVTSSFLVGFQHVLVVAAVFGILATVAQHFLYDASEDSLGKSFEGLSQLREDLRSLPETLRPLLVADTLVRFANGMVYVFFVIVVTDFLAVGFTGFGVSLRPDAFFGILLSVEMVVAILTKLPVSKLAERTGLKPVVAVGFLVYAVFPVLLILAPSNQWVLVALFGFSGLRFAGLPAHKALIVGPAAQNAGGRVTGAYYLVRNTIVIPSAVLGGWLYAVDPTLAFTGASMVGLVGVGYFAIRGKEFDAYAGGA; encoded by the coding sequence ATGGATGCACGACGGGACGCAGTAGACGCGTTCGACTCGTTTCGGCAGTTCGTCGGCCTCGAACGCGACGTCCTCGTCCTCTCGGTTGCGATGTTCGCGTTCAGTCTCTCCTTTCAGATGACTGGACGGTACGTCCCCGAGTACCTCCGTGTGCTCGGCACTGGTGCCACCGTCGTCGGTCTCTATGGGAGTGTCGGGAATCTCATCGGTGCACTCTACCCGTACCCCGGTGGCGCGATTTCAGACCGACTCGGGTCGCGCCTCTCGCTCACCCTCTTCGGCACGATATCGTCTGCCGGATTTCTCCTCTGGTTCGTCGCCCCATCGGTCCCACCGGTGATGGTCGCTGGATTCTCACTCGAACCGTGGATTTGGATCTTCGTCGGCCTCTTTCTCACACAGGCGTGGAAGTCGTTCGGGCTGGGTGCGACGTTCGCCATCGTCAAGCAGAGCGTCCCACCGTCGCGACTCGCCATGGGATTCGCGAGCACCGAGATATTCCGGCGTGTCGGGTTCTTGCTCGGCCCGCTCATCGCGGCGGCGTTGTTGGCTGTGACGTCGTCGTTCCTCGTCGGGTTCCAGCACGTCCTCGTCGTGGCAGCGGTGTTCGGTATCCTCGCGACGGTGGCCCAACACTTCCTCTACGACGCTAGTGAAGACTCGCTTGGAAAATCGTTCGAAGGACTCTCACAACTGCGCGAAGACCTGCGTTCACTGCCCGAGACACTCCGTCCGCTTCTCGTCGCGGATACACTCGTCCGGTTCGCGAACGGGATGGTGTACGTCTTCTTCGTCATCGTCGTCACCGACTTTCTCGCAGTCGGGTTCACCGGTTTTGGCGTCTCACTTCGCCCCGACGCCTTCTTCGGTATCCTCCTGAGTGTCGAGATGGTCGTCGCCATCCTGACGAAACTCCCCGTCTCGAAACTCGCCGAACGAACGGGACTCAAACCGGTCGTCGCGGTGGGATTCCTGGTCTATGCTGTCTTCCCCGTCCTGCTCATCCTCGCGCCGAGTAACCAGTGGGTGCTCGTCGCGCTGTTCGGTTTCTCGGGACTCCGTTTCGCTGGCTTGCCCGCACACAAAGCGCTCATCGTTGGCCCCGCAGCACAGAACGCCGGCGGCAGGGTCACTGGTGCGTACTACCTCGTCCGGAACACCATCGTCATCCCGAGTGCAGTGCTCGGTGGATGGCTTTACGCGGTCGATCCAACACTGGCGTTCACCGGTGCATCGATGGTTGGCCTCGTCGGCGTCGGATACTTTGCGATTCGTGGAAAAGAGTTCGACGCCTACGCAGGCGGGGCATAG
- a CDS encoding chemotaxis protein CheW has protein sequence MAVGDHSDAQFDDPKQVLEFTVGDERYCVVLDSVAEIIDQQQSRSLPDAPPHVVGVMDYRGVTTTLVDTARLLGVESNPAASRVIVFDTGEEDDDVYGWLVDEVYRVTDLDPTDVDDAPFGDERTRGIVRTDDGLVVWVAPPTQR, from the coding sequence ATGGCCGTCGGAGACCACTCGGACGCGCAGTTCGACGACCCGAAACAGGTTCTCGAATTCACGGTCGGAGACGAGCGTTACTGCGTCGTCCTCGACTCGGTTGCAGAGATTATCGACCAACAGCAGTCCCGGTCGCTCCCCGACGCACCGCCCCACGTCGTCGGCGTGATGGACTACCGCGGTGTGACGACCACGCTCGTCGATACTGCGCGACTCCTCGGTGTCGAGTCGAACCCTGCGGCGTCACGGGTCATAGTCTTCGATACTGGTGAAGAAGACGACGACGTCTATGGATGGCTCGTCGACGAAGTGTACCGAGTGACCGACCTCGACCCAACCGACGTCGACGACGCGCCGTTCGGTGACGAACGGACCCGCGGTATCGTTCGAACTGACGATGGCCTCGTGGTGTGGGTCGCCCCCCCGACACAGCGCTAA
- a CDS encoding methyl-accepting chemotaxis protein: protein MTGDNGLNLERDTTELGSRAESTVNHVTGAAAADATDVLGDVDDVDDATDEIDAAVTELSSASETVAISAQGISDLANVQSENMREVAGEVSNLSASVEEIASSAEQTKSMSDQARELASEGRESADSATSAMETVDDATSDVHEEILELREKVDQIDSVVEVINEIADQTNLLALNASIEAARAGEAGSGFAVVADEVKSLAEQSRESVSEIEEVVDDIQSTTKTTVDNIQEANEEVNEGLSEVDAAVSALRSIDVAVGEAAEGAEEVARATDQQAASTEEVASLVDETSRGAEEVASEINQVAAASEEQTAKISEVSLLIDHVDDEVDTMEDDLDEATDRLAHSGA, encoded by the coding sequence ATGACGGGTGACAACGGACTGAATCTAGAACGTGACACGACTGAGCTCGGCAGTCGCGCCGAGAGCACAGTGAACCACGTTACAGGTGCGGCAGCAGCAGATGCGACCGACGTCCTCGGCGACGTGGACGACGTGGACGACGCAACCGACGAGATCGACGCGGCCGTCACCGAACTTTCGAGCGCTTCTGAAACCGTCGCAATCAGTGCACAGGGGATTAGCGACCTGGCGAACGTTCAATCCGAGAACATGCGTGAAGTGGCCGGTGAAGTCTCGAATTTGAGTGCCAGCGTCGAAGAGATTGCGTCGAGTGCCGAGCAGACGAAGTCGATGAGCGACCAGGCCCGCGAACTCGCCTCGGAAGGCCGCGAATCGGCCGACAGCGCGACGTCAGCGATGGAAACCGTCGACGACGCCACCTCTGACGTTCACGAAGAGATTCTCGAACTTCGTGAGAAGGTGGACCAGATCGACAGCGTCGTAGAGGTCATCAACGAGATTGCCGACCAGACCAACTTGCTCGCGCTCAACGCGTCCATCGAGGCCGCCCGCGCAGGCGAGGCTGGGTCGGGGTTCGCCGTCGTCGCCGACGAGGTCAAGAGTCTCGCAGAGCAGTCGCGTGAGAGCGTCTCTGAAATCGAGGAGGTCGTCGACGACATCCAGTCGACGACCAAGACCACCGTCGACAACATTCAGGAGGCGAACGAAGAGGTCAACGAAGGGCTCTCGGAAGTCGACGCTGCGGTGTCCGCACTTCGAAGCATCGACGTTGCTGTCGGAGAGGCTGCCGAAGGCGCCGAAGAAGTCGCCCGTGCAACCGACCAGCAGGCTGCCAGCACGGAAGAGGTCGCCAGCCTCGTCGACGAGACGTCTCGAGGTGCCGAAGAGGTTGCAAGCGAAATCAATCAGGTCGCGGCCGCGTCCGAAGAGCAGACGGCGAAGATTTCCGAGGTCAGCCTCCTCATCGACCACGTCGACGACGAGGTAGACACGATGGAAGACGACCTCGACGAGGCCACCGACAGACTCGCACACTCGGGGGCGTAG
- a CDS encoding metal ABC transporter permease, whose product MFDWFLTVVVDGSFSWLAGVTGLEFLTYPYMQRAYLSVICIGIVGPLVGSFLVYRDLSMVGDTLAHTAFAGVAVALFLDATLALAVPPLVGALVVATIAALVVQVLVEYTDARSDAALAMVLTGGFALGSVLISLTGGGISVGINQYLFGSLATVSRADVGLLVSMAFVVAVAVMAAYRPLLYVTFDETAARASRVHVRAVNTLLSILTAFVVVSAMQIMGVILVAALLVVPVVTAAPLGQSYKRFLLYGVLAGVVAGVAGVTLAYVYGLAAGGSIVLVAIGGFVAIQMGRRVT is encoded by the coding sequence ATGTTCGACTGGTTCCTCACCGTGGTCGTCGATGGGTCGTTCTCGTGGCTCGCGGGCGTGACGGGACTCGAATTCTTGACGTACCCCTACATGCAACGGGCGTATCTGTCGGTCATCTGCATCGGCATCGTCGGCCCGCTCGTTGGGTCGTTCTTGGTCTACCGCGACCTCTCGATGGTCGGCGATACACTCGCTCACACTGCGTTTGCCGGCGTCGCAGTCGCGCTCTTCCTCGATGCGACGCTTGCGTTGGCAGTCCCGCCTCTCGTCGGAGCGCTCGTCGTCGCAACGATTGCGGCGCTCGTCGTGCAGGTGCTCGTCGAGTACACGGACGCCCGAAGCGATGCCGCACTCGCGATGGTCCTCACAGGCGGATTCGCGCTCGGGAGCGTCCTCATCTCACTGACGGGGGGTGGCATCTCCGTCGGCATCAACCAGTACCTATTCGGCTCACTCGCGACCGTCTCCCGTGCCGACGTTGGTCTCCTCGTTTCGATGGCGTTCGTGGTCGCCGTCGCAGTGATGGCAGCCTATCGGCCGTTGTTGTACGTCACGTTCGACGAGACGGCGGCCCGCGCCTCTCGGGTACACGTCCGGGCCGTGAACACACTGTTGTCGATTCTCACCGCGTTCGTCGTCGTCAGTGCGATGCAGATTATGGGTGTCATCCTCGTCGCGGCGTTACTCGTCGTTCCAGTCGTCACCGCGGCACCACTCGGCCAGAGTTACAAACGGTTCTTGCTGTACGGTGTGCTGGCTGGTGTGGTGGCAGGGGTCGCTGGTGTCACGCTCGCGTACGTGTACGGACTCGCCGCTGGAGGGTCTATCGTCTTAGTTGCGATTGGGGGGTTCGTTGCCATCCAGATGGGTCGTCGAGTCACGTAG
- a CDS encoding metal ABC transporter ATP-binding protein — translation MTAVTLHDVAFSYGDLPVVDGVSLDVEEGEFLGLVGPNGSGKSTLLTLMLGLQRPDSGDVQLFGEPAHEFSDGERIAYVAQDVTNTARDMPITVREVVRMGRYPRNLFGRFSDVDHAVVDGALDRVGITDLANRRVGSLSGGQRQRVFVARALAAEADLLALDEPTVALDSESRASFYDLLGELNAQGMTIVLVEHDIGVVTDRASRIACLNKRLYFHGAADDFADSDALAAAYGTNQRVLDHTHHHHHNGEADAPTEGPPSDDSPSESTEEQQ, via the coding sequence ATGACTGCAGTGACACTCCACGACGTCGCCTTTTCCTACGGTGACCTCCCGGTCGTCGACGGTGTTTCGCTCGATGTGGAGGAAGGTGAATTTCTCGGCCTCGTCGGCCCGAACGGGTCGGGAAAGAGCACGCTGTTGACCTTGATGCTCGGTCTTCAGCGCCCCGACAGCGGTGACGTTCAGTTGTTCGGGGAACCCGCTCACGAGTTTTCGGACGGCGAACGCATCGCGTACGTGGCACAGGACGTGACGAACACTGCGAGAGACATGCCAATCACCGTCCGAGAAGTCGTCCGAATGGGGCGGTACCCCCGCAACCTGTTCGGTCGGTTTTCCGATGTCGACCACGCCGTCGTAGATGGCGCGCTCGACCGTGTCGGCATCACTGACCTCGCAAATCGGCGCGTCGGATCGCTCTCGGGCGGTCAGCGACAGCGTGTCTTCGTCGCCCGGGCACTCGCCGCCGAGGCTGATTTACTCGCACTCGACGAACCGACGGTAGCACTGGATTCGGAGTCTCGTGCGTCGTTCTACGACCTGCTGGGTGAACTGAACGCACAGGGGATGACTATCGTCTTGGTCGAACACGACATCGGCGTCGTCACCGACCGTGCATCCCGCATCGCCTGTCTGAACAAACGTCTCTACTTCCACGGTGCCGCCGACGACTTCGCCGACAGTGACGCCCTCGCAGCAGCGTATGGAACAAACCAGCGGGTGTTGGATCACACGCACCATCACCACCACAACGGTGAAGCCGATGCACCCACCGAGGGTCCCCCTTCGGATGACTCTCCTTCTGAGTCGACGGAGGAACAACAGTGA
- a CDS encoding metal ABC transporter substrate-binding protein yields the protein MQLQKRRAFLAAVSGTTAAALAGCLGGDTQQQTTASGEVLASASFFVFGDIARHVAGDTATAETLVPLGQHGHGWEPGPDVQGRILESTLFVHGMADFQPWADDIVASLDADGADVVSVDIAADVDLHAFDATHHDEAHSETDEEHGTDAVDPHFWMDPERVATATKTLRDAFQSVDDANAEAYAENTDSYVTALSDLDTAFEQGLESRERDVILVAGHDAFGYLAERYDFDVVALTGLSPDDDPSPRDIERAQAAIEEHGIRHVLADPLEPDRAAKQLVAETAAESVLPLTSIPGLTAEWDDEEWGYIDIVREVNLPSLQTALGVR from the coding sequence ATGCAACTACAGAAACGACGCGCGTTCCTCGCGGCCGTCTCTGGCACCACTGCCGCGGCACTCGCCGGGTGTCTCGGCGGCGACACACAACAGCAGACCACGGCCTCCGGCGAGGTGCTCGCGTCCGCGTCGTTCTTCGTCTTCGGTGATATTGCACGCCACGTCGCTGGCGACACAGCGACTGCCGAGACACTCGTTCCACTGGGGCAGCACGGCCACGGATGGGAACCCGGACCGGACGTACAGGGGCGTATCCTCGAATCGACGCTCTTCGTCCACGGGATGGCCGACTTTCAACCGTGGGCCGACGATATCGTGGCCTCGCTCGACGCAGACGGTGCGGACGTCGTGTCTGTCGACATCGCCGCCGACGTAGACCTCCACGCCTTCGATGCCACACACCACGACGAGGCACACTCCGAGACAGACGAGGAACACGGAACCGACGCGGTCGACCCACACTTCTGGATGGACCCAGAGCGTGTCGCGACTGCCACGAAGACGCTTCGAGACGCGTTCCAGTCGGTCGACGATGCGAACGCTGAGGCGTACGCCGAGAACACAGACTCCTACGTGACCGCACTGTCGGACCTCGACACGGCGTTCGAACAGGGCCTCGAATCCCGTGAGCGAGACGTGATTCTCGTGGCGGGGCACGACGCCTTCGGATACCTCGCAGAGCGGTACGACTTCGACGTCGTCGCGCTCACCGGGCTTTCGCCCGACGATGACCCCTCACCGCGTGATATCGAACGCGCACAAGCGGCAATCGAGGAACACGGAATCCGCCACGTCCTCGCCGACCCGTTAGAACCTGACCGCGCCGCGAAGCAACTCGTCGCCGAGACGGCTGCCGAATCGGTCCTTCCGCTCACGTCGATTCCCGGATTGACGGCGGAGTGGGACGACGAAGAGTGGGGCTACATCGACATCGTGCGAGAAGTAAATCTCCCGTCGCTTCAAACGGCGCTGGGTGTGCGATGA
- a CDS encoding DMT family transporter — translation MNGRVASGLFLLLATLWGSSFVAIEVGLEFFPPLHFAAIRYYLAGLIVLGYAALSTDYWRPRTRTDWKLVGIAGGLMIGGHHAFLYIGQQYVPGAVAAIVISLGPILTTLFAAGLLGDRLTALGIAGLAFGFVGVGLVAQPDTSALLSSDVVGVGIVFVAAACFALGAVLTRPYSSDIPARTLQAWAMLFGAGLLHLSGVATNESLASIEWTTTAIGSLVYLAVVSGAAAFLIYFELLSRFGPTQINLIGYLEPVSATLLSWAFLGQLIDSLTALGFVTIFLGFALIKRRALIELAGSVRSQSTG, via the coding sequence ATGAACGGACGGGTCGCGTCAGGCCTCTTTCTCCTCCTTGCAACTCTCTGGGGGAGTTCGTTCGTCGCCATCGAAGTCGGCCTCGAGTTCTTTCCGCCGCTTCACTTCGCCGCGATTCGATACTATCTCGCTGGCCTCATCGTCCTCGGATATGCCGCGCTCTCGACCGACTACTGGCGACCACGGACACGAACTGATTGGAAACTCGTCGGTATCGCGGGTGGGTTGATGATTGGTGGCCACCACGCCTTCCTCTACATCGGACAGCAGTACGTTCCGGGTGCCGTCGCGGCGATCGTCATCAGCCTCGGGCCGATTCTCACGACGCTGTTCGCCGCGGGACTGCTCGGTGACCGACTGACGGCGCTCGGTATCGCCGGACTCGCGTTCGGGTTCGTCGGTGTCGGACTCGTCGCTCAACCGGACACCAGTGCGCTCCTCTCGAGCGACGTCGTCGGTGTCGGCATCGTCTTCGTCGCCGCGGCGTGTTTCGCGCTCGGTGCCGTGTTGACCCGGCCGTACTCCTCGGATATCCCCGCTCGGACCCTCCAAGCGTGGGCGATGCTGTTCGGCGCGGGATTGCTCCACCTCAGTGGCGTTGCGACGAACGAGTCTCTGGCATCCATCGAGTGGACGACGACTGCCATCGGGTCACTCGTGTACCTCGCCGTCGTCAGCGGTGCGGCAGCGTTCCTCATCTACTTCGAACTGCTCTCGCGGTTCGGGCCGACGCAAATCAATCTCATCGGGTACCTCGAACCCGTCTCGGCGACGCTGCTGAGTTGGGCGTTTCTGGGACAACTCATCGACTCGCTCACGGCGCTTGGGTTCGTCACCATCTTCCTCGGGTTCGCTCTCATCAAACGCCGGGCACTCATCGAGTTGGCTGGGTCTGTCCGCAGTCAGTCGACCGGGTGA